The Pelmatolapia mariae isolate MD_Pm_ZW linkage group LG10_11, Pm_UMD_F_2, whole genome shotgun sequence genome includes a region encoding these proteins:
- the pou4f3 gene encoding POU domain, class 4, transcription factor 3, with protein MMMTMNGKQHFSMHPALHEPKYPGLHSGSEGMRRVCLPAPQLQGNIFGGFDESLLARAEALAAADSIVSHGKSHPFKPDVTYHTMSSVPCTSASSSSSTTVPISHVPSTIASHHHHHLGQTLEAGDLLDHLSTSLAVTGMGAPEPPGMTTPAHHHQHPHHHLQTMGQLHQAMATMAHPHSLSVHGGMACVNDVESDPRELEAFAERFKQRRIKLGVTQADVGSALGNLKIPGVGSLSQSTICRFESLTLSHNNMIALKPVLQAWLEEAEAAYREKSSKPDLFNGNERKRKRTSIAAPEKRSLEAYFAIQPRPSSEKIAAIAEKLDLKKNVVRVWFCNQRQKQKRMKYSAVH; from the exons ATGATGATGACCATGAACGGCAAGCAGCACTTCTCCATGCACCCGGCTCTGCACGAGCCCAAATATCCCGGCCTGCACTCAGGCTCGGAGGGCATGCGCAGAGTCTGTCTGCCCGCCCCACAG CTGCAGGGCAATATATTCGGAGGCTTTGATGAGAGCCTGCTGGCACGGGCAGAGGCTCTGGCGGCTGCTGACAGCATTGTCTCTCACGGCAAGAGTCACCCGTTCAAACCAGACGTGACTTACCATACCATGAGCAGTGTCCCCTGCACCTCAGCTTCATCTTCTTCCTCCACTACCGTGCCCATCTCCCACGTTCCTTCCACCATCGCCtctcatcaccaccaccacctcggACAGACCCTGGAGGCCGGAGACCTCCTGGACCACCTCTCCACCAGCCTGGCTGTGACCGGGATGGGTGCCCCAGAGCCTCCAGGGATGACCACGCCGGCGCACCACCACCAGCACCCTCATCACCACCTGCAGACTATGGGGCAGCTGCACCAGGCGATGGCCACTATGGCCCACCCTCACTCCCTGTCCGTGCACGGCGGTATGGCTTGCGTCAACGACGTAGAGTCGGATCCCAGGGAGCTGGAAGCCTTTGCCGAGCGGTTCAAACAGAGGAGGATCAAACTCGGGGTGACCCAGGCGGACGTCGGGTCAGCTCTGGGGAACCTCAAGATCCCAGGAGTGGGGTCTTTGAGCCAGAGCACCATCTGCAGGTTCGAGTCCCTCACCTTGTCCCACAACAACATGATCGCGCTCAAGCCGGTTCTCCAGGCCTGGCTGGAGGAAGCCGAGGCTGCCTACCGGGAGAAAAGCAGCAAGCCGGACCTTTTCAACGGGAATGAGAGGAAAAGAAAGCGCACGTCCATCGCCGCGCCGGAGAAGCGCTCTTTGGAAGCGTACTTTGCCATTCAGCCCCGACCCTCCTCGGAAAAAATTGCGGCGATCGCCGAAAAACTGGACCTGAAAAAGAACGTGGTTCGAGTGTGGTTTTGCAACCAGCGGCAAAAACAGAAACGAATGAAATACTCTGCGGTGCACTGA